The following are encoded in a window of Candidatus Zixiibacteriota bacterium genomic DNA:
- a CDS encoding IS630 family transposase encodes HIETFIAHYNATTKPFVWTATADSILGKINRLCKAIDGTRH; translated from the coding sequence CACATCGAAACCTTCATTGCTCACTACAATGCCACGACCAAACCCTTTGTCTGGACCGCCACAGCTGATTCCATCCTCGGAAAAATCAACCGACTATGTAAAGCTATTGACGGGACAAGACACTAG
- a CDS encoding acyl-CoA dehydrogenase family protein produces the protein MIDFSFTENQLMVRDIAREIAQKVVVPNIREFDRAQKPNPDLIPAMAEANLLGFCVPEQYGGLGTDYISLGLASEELEYGDTSARVILSVHIGLYSLPILTWANEEQKRKYLVPCAKGEKLGTFGLTEPAAGSDVVGIQSTAVRDGNYFVLNGEKMWISLADMADFFLVFAWTDLEKKKKRDHSGLSAFIVERGLAGLTTATIHGKLGVRAGNTGSISFMDVRVPKENLVYGEGQGFKIAMFCLDQGRYTVAAGSCGLIRACRDACVKYAFDRKTFGQNIAEHQLVKQMIANMEAGYETSTLLWLKAGWLKNQGKRNTKETSLAKWIACREAEAAAANAVQVFGAYGFSDEYPAERFYRNSKGASIYEGTREIHTLMQADYVLGFREDKELERELPRVEG, from the coding sequence ATGATCGACTTCTCGTTCACCGAAAACCAACTGATGGTGCGGGATATCGCCCGCGAAATCGCCCAGAAAGTCGTCGTTCCTAACATTCGCGAATTCGACCGCGCCCAGAAACCAAACCCGGACTTGATTCCGGCCATGGCCGAGGCGAACCTGCTCGGTTTCTGTGTGCCGGAGCAGTACGGCGGTCTGGGGACGGACTATATCTCGCTCGGGCTGGCCTCGGAGGAGCTTGAGTATGGGGATACCTCGGCCCGGGTAATCCTGTCGGTACACATCGGGCTATATTCACTGCCGATACTCACTTGGGCCAACGAGGAGCAGAAGCGGAAGTATCTCGTACCCTGCGCCAAAGGCGAGAAGCTGGGCACGTTCGGTCTGACCGAGCCGGCCGCCGGGTCGGATGTGGTCGGGATTCAGTCGACTGCTGTCCGCGACGGCAACTATTTCGTCCTCAACGGCGAGAAGATGTGGATTTCGCTGGCCGACATGGCCGATTTCTTTCTCGTGTTTGCGTGGACCGATCTCGAAAAGAAAAAGAAGCGGGACCACAGCGGCCTTTCGGCGTTCATAGTCGAACGCGGCCTGGCCGGACTTACCACCGCGACTATACATGGCAAGCTGGGGGTTCGAGCGGGCAATACCGGGTCGATCTCGTTTATGGATGTCCGCGTACCCAAGGAAAACCTCGTCTACGGCGAGGGGCAGGGGTTCAAGATCGCTATGTTCTGTCTCGACCAGGGGCGATACACGGTGGCGGCCGGGTCGTGCGGGCTGATTCGGGCCTGTCGCGACGCCTGCGTGAAGTACGCGTTCGACCGGAAGACGTTTGGGCAGAATATCGCCGAGCACCAACTGGTCAAGCAGATGATCGCCAACATGGAGGCCGGCTACGAAACCTCCACCCTGCTCTGGCTGAAAGCGGGCTGGCTGAAGAATCAGGGCAAGCGAAACACGAAAGAGACGTCGCTGGCCAAGTGGATCGCCTGCCGCGAGGCGGAGGCGGCCGCCGCCAACGCCGTGCAGGTGTTTGGGGCGTACGGGTTCTCGGACGAGTACCCGGCGGAGCGGTTCTATCGCAACTCGAAGGGGGCGTCGATCTACGAGGGCACTCGCGAGATCCACACCCTGATGCAGGCCGACTATGTGCTCGGTTTCCGCGAGGACAAGGAGCTGGAGCGGGAGCTGCCGAGGGTGGAGGGGTGA